TCAAACAGTTATTGCAAGATTTGATGTAAAGGACCAAATGCCGGATTCCTTTAAAATGGGCTTAATGTTAGAAGGTAAAGAAGGAGAGAAATGGGAATTTACCGTTCCTGTTAAAAAGATTACGAATACTATTTATGTTCCAGTTAATTATCAGCAACAAGCAGAAGGCATTCAACTCGATGTGTCTAAAATTTCATTAAGCCCGTCAGGTATAGCACTTGACTATAAAGCTACTGAAAAGGGTACAATTGATAATCCACAAGTAGGTGCATCGTTTATAGAGTTCCGTATTACCGATCAGAATGGCAAGGAGATTACATCACATTCAGGTGGGGGAGAAGGTCATTTCGATAATGATGTATGGAATTTTAGCAGCATTAAATCCTTTGACCCGATTTCAGACGATGTTCAACAATTAACGATTACCCCTTATTTAGCACTTCCGTCAGGCGGAGGTGGTGTACAAGGTGTGGAAACAAAAATACCATTTGATAGGTCAGCACTAAAAGAAGTGAACTTCCAATCATTCACAGTAGATGTACCTAAGCAAACTAAATAAACATTCAAGCGTCAAATACAACCTTTTGTATTTGGCGCTTATTTTGTGATAGCTTAAAGAGAGCAATAGTAATGAAGGAGCGAATATTATTGAAGATTTATACATACAAACAACCAGCGGCGATTGAATCAACTGAGTCAGTAGCAATATTAAATGAAGCGGGTGAAGTATCGTCTACTGTTCAACGTGTTTATTCCAATGGATTGAAAAAAGCATTTGATCGTACAATGGATTACCGCTATTTTGTGCGGTTTGATGTCAATGATGTGGCTGGTAAGCCTCTTTTTACATGTAAAAA
This genomic stretch from Lysinibacillus pakistanensis harbors:
- a CDS encoding DUF4179 domain-containing protein codes for the protein MKKSFDATEFSREEVRAAIAKGIQQAEEQANMKQTPLQMKRKSKRKPLLYVASAAAAFSIMVGSAAYVSPTFASTLSQLPIVGSVFSNYDFLGLKQVSEQGLTSLIGEKHTINGISVTIDEVLYDESNITVGYTIDSEKELSIEYFGAGLEFTINGANPVASSASFGKKVVGPTVQTVIARFDVKDQMPDSFKMGLMLEGKEGEKWEFTVPVKKITNTIYVPVNYQQQAEGIQLDVSKISLSPSGIALDYKATEKGTIDNPQVGASFIEFRITDQNGKEITSHSGGGEGHFDNDVWNFSSIKSFDPISDDVQQLTITPYLALPSGGGGVQGVETKIPFDRSALKEVNFQSFTVDVPKQTK